ATGGATTATCTGTCTCATATAGTCAGATTGAAGGATTCATTCTGACACTTGAAGAATTCGAAAGTGTTTGTGTGAACTTCTTAAAAAGAAATTGGcggatgaattttaaaaaaaggtgatgTGTGTGTTATTAGCATTAGCCTCACAATTATATTGCAAAGGCCATCCTTCATCCTTTCCTTCCTCCGTTAATTTTTCCCTTGGGGCCTTCAAGGAAAAACTAACAGGCATAACTTGTGCAAATGAAAAACCATGGCAACGAAGCAGAGTGCATTTAGGCAAGAGGTGACAGGTTGGCACAATCTTCATTCTccccaataaggtaaaggtaaagggacccctgaccattaggtccagtcgtgaccgactctggggatgcggctctcatctcgctttattggccgagggagccggcgtacagcttccggggcatgtggccagcatgactaagctgcttctggtgaaccagagcagcgcacggaaacgccgttcaccttcccgccggagcggtacctatttatctacttgcactttgacgtgctttcgaactgctaggttggcaggagcagggaccgagcaacgggagctcaccccgtcgcagggattcaaaccgccgaccttccactcagcaagccctaggttttgtggtttaacccacagcaccacccgcgtccccaatacTCCCCAATACTACATTTCAAAGTGCTATTTACATTCCACACAAGGAACACTGTTAACATCCATAacacaaaccagagcagagcttCATAATCTGAGACTGGGGCTCTtgcagatggggtgtgtgtgtcttgacTCTTCATCTCAGGCTCCTGAGTTGgagccccacattaggcaaaaagatttctgcagtgcaggcagttggactaagTGAGCCTTtgtggtcgcttccaactctacaattctatggttctatggcaccctgtgcaaggcaccctgaaatggatcttctcaatttttcacccccttggctcagtgccctgtgggtggatgggggtgtgtgtgtgtgtctcctgcccacactgccctaaatccagcactgctacaCCAACCCCATCCACTGTGGGGAATCACGGTCAAGGATAAATGGAAATTGTTCATCCCGCAAAATCTGGGCAGCCATGAATCTCCAATCCCTGGACTATTGTCTCAGTTTCCTTTTAGAACATCATTGTACATGACTGGCATGGGTGAGAGACCAGGAGACACTGTCCCACGAACCGACATACCCATTCTCCATGCTTAGTGGAAGCATGTAAACATCTAACAAGCCACATTTCAAACGAAGCAGAATCGTAGAGTATGCTGGCGTCGAAATTGTAGCTCCATCTCCCTTGTCTCTGACGGGTGGCGTTCAAGAGCCAAGCCAAAGGGTCTTAAGTTTACGCGCCCGCGATTCTcctctggcggcggcggcggggtgggGAGCTCTCGGCGTGGTCCTCTGACTTCATCCCGGATCTCAAGTCAAGACAGTTTCAGCCCGATGGCGCCTGGAGGTAAGCGACCACCCGGCTCTGGCCACTTTCTTCAGCTAAGTCCAGCGGGCGGCGTCCCCAGCGGTCCCGCACGTCGAAGCGAGCGCTCCCTCGGCGCAGGACCCGCAGCGTGTCCAGGAAGCCCCCGCGGGCCGCGTCGTGGACCGGGAACGTGCCCGTGGACGGGTCGGGGCGGTTGGGATCCGCTCCTCTCTGCAGAAGCAACTGAGCTACCCCGGGGTTCCCCATCATCATAACCTGGAgggaaaagaggagaggaaagtCAAGGTTTGCGCATCTTTACGCTTTCCGTCTAGGCGCTTGGAGCGGCCATGTTCTGCGGGCTGAAATGGCCAAGATCCTGTCCACCACTCTGCATTAATTAGCTCATAATAATTCTgattaattttggggggggggcctaaTCTGTGTActgttcataggagccaactcctatgggTCGAGGCGGCTTTGtcccaccaataaaatatttgagggggccgccccctaaagttgatgggtattgccattcaaatggtgtgtgcgcaccgCGTCATAGGATTATGTGACTGATTATTGGGGCGGGGCTTGCCTCCCCCCTATTTTATCCTGAATTGTTGTACCCTAAATTGGATCTGAACTTTAAAAGGCGCAGTGTCAAAGGGTAAAAGTTGAAAAGTCAATCATacgatcatattattattattatttgcccgcCCCTCCGTCTAAGGTCCCGGGGGGTTCCAACATTAAAGCGATATTAAAGAGAGTTTAAAATAACTTACAAACACAAAATAAGGCGAGTCCTAAAAGTACACACGTCAAGTTTCAGAAGCTAGGGGTAAAGAGTGTTTCCTTGAGGCGAAGCATCCCACAAACGCCTCGGAAAGTCTGGTAAGGACACCGCTAGACTTTATCCGGCCAAAGCTCCGTTTACTCCGCGCCCTTCGAAGGGACCATTTCGGAGAAATTGGCAAGAGCCTCTTTGTTGGAACTGGGCAAATCTCAAGAAACGGAAATGTTTCTGATAGACCTTTCTCTCTCAGGGATGgagtaagtagtagtagtagtagttttaaTAAGATTAATAACAGTAATAAGATTTTTAAGGGTGGTATCCGGTTGAGTCATTCATAGCGTGACACCCAGAAAGACGAACGGTGCATACCATtcaattttggggggtggaaacgCGTCCCATAAAACTGAAAATGGTGGGACATGCttccgaataataataataataataataataataataataataataataatacataataaagcaCGCTCGGctttattttaatactttgttgaaagccacccagagtggctggggaaacccagccagatgggcggggtataaataataataataataataataataataataataataataataataataataatttagttttctttctttcgaGGGAGTTATTCAGAAGGATCCCAGCTGGAGATAACAGGATCCATGTCTTCTCTCTCCACCGAGGCGAATGTATTCGCTTCTGCCGCTTCATTCCCATCGAGAAGGACGGCTCCCACGGAATCAATCTCAGCCCAAACTGGCGCGCACGTTGCGCTTGCTTCGGAAAGGCGGGTCTGCAAACTCTCCAGATGGGCTGTA
This portion of the Podarcis raffonei isolate rPodRaf1 chromosome 17, rPodRaf1.pri, whole genome shotgun sequence genome encodes:
- the CDKN2B gene encoding cyclin-dependent kinase 4 inhibitor B, with the translated sequence MDPAPGSDMDGGGGPGEADELANAAARGDLETLRRLLDGGADPNAVNRFGRAPIQVMMMGNPGVAQLLLQRGADPNRPDPSTGTFPVHDAARGGFLDTLRVLRRGSARFDVRDRWGRRPLDLAEESGQSRVVAYLQAPSG